The sequence CCGCGCCGCCGTCGTCGGGCTGCCCCGGATCCAGCTGCCGGTTCAGGCCGTCCTCCATCGCCGCGATCAGCAGCGTGTGGGACAGGTACGGGTTCACGGCGGCGTCCGGCACCCGGTACTCCATCCGGCCATTGGAGGAGATCCGGACCAGGCAGCCGCGGCTGTCCAGGCCCCAGTTGGCCGTGCTCGGGGCGAACTGCCCGGCGTCCCAGAACCGCTTGTAGGAGTTGACCGTGGAGGCCATGACCGCCATGGAACCGGGGGCGTGCGCGAGCAGGCCGCCGATGGCGTGCTGCGCGGTCTGCGAGACGTGCAGCTCCACCCGGCCCGGGTCCTCGGTGACGTTGGTGTCCCCGTCCCACAGGCTCAGGTTGTGGTGGCAGCCGTTGCCCATCTGGCCGTTGTAGGGCTTGGGCATGAAGCTGGCCGTGACGCCGAACTCGCGGGCCACCTGCTTGCAGATCTGCCGGTAGGTGACCAGCCGGTCCGCGGTGTTCTCCACGCGGTCGTACATCCAGTTCAGTTCGAGCTGGCCGTCGTCCTCATAGTCGCCCTCGATCATGTCCAGCCCCATCGCCTTCGCGTAGGTGACAATCTGCTTGTAGATCGGGCGCATCCGCTCCAGGTTCTCCACCTGGTAGGCGGGGCTGGTGCCGGGCTTCTTGACGACCTCGAGGCCCGGGCCTTCCCAGGTCATCTCGGGTTCGGTGCCGGAACGGACCTCGAAGCCGGTGCGGGCGGTGAAGTCCTCGTGGCTGCGGATCAGCAGCGAGCGCGTGTCGATCGGCAGCAGGCGGCCGCCGACCTCCGGCAGGTGCGGGGGCTCGTAGGCGGTGCAGAAGATCCGCGCCACCGAGGTGTCCCAGGGCAGCACCACGAAGGTGTCGGGCTCCGGCAGCGCCCAGAACTCGCGGGCCTCGATGCCGCCGCCGATCAGGTTGCCGTAGCGGTCGTTCTGCAGGTCGGACAGGGCGGTGCGGTGGAAGCAGATGCCCTTTTCCAGGTTGCGCTTGAAGTGGTTGGCCGGGACCATCTTGGCCACCATGCGCGAGCCGATGGTCGGCAGCGCGTAATAGACGTACTCGACGCCGGCTTCCTGGATCTTGCGTCCCAGGTCGCGGACGACGTCAGGGCGCAGGTTCCGCTCGCGGTGGCGGGCAAACGCTTCGCGGTCGTTAAGTCCGGCCAGCAGGTCGGTTCCGGCCGAATCGGGCCGTACGGGGGTGAGAGTCATGGCAGTCTTCTTTCAGTCGTTCGTAGCCGGCGGTTAGGCGGCGGCCAGGCGTGCGGCCACACCGGCATCGGTCACGAGCTTGCGGTAGTGCAGTTGCTTGTCGGCGGGCAGGGCACAGGTCACGGCTCCGATGAGCCGGCCGCTGCGGTAGTAGCCCAGCGCGGCGCCGGCGGCGGGGCGGTCCGGGTCACCCTCGAGCACCTCGATCCGCTCGGCGAGCGCCGGGCTGCCGACGCCCTGGATCCGGATTTTGAAGATGTCCGTCCAGAAGGAGGGCAGCGGCGCCGCGGGTTCCGGAACCTCCGCGCCGTTGAGCCCGGCGACCAGGGCGGGCGCGGCGATCTTGGCCGTGTCCGCCGGGGTGGCCCAGTGCTCGACGCGGCGGGCTCCGGTGCCCGCCCGCTGGTCCGGGTACCGGGCGACGTCGCCGACGGCCACCACGGACGGCAGCGCCCCGCCGGCGCCGATGACGCGCATCGACTCGTCGCAGAGCACGCCGTCCGCCAGGTCCAGGCCGTTGCCGGCCAGCCATTCGGTATTCGGCTTTGATCCCACGGCTTCAATCACGACGTCGGCGGGCACCTCGGTGCCGTCCGACAGCCGGACACCGGCGCACCTGAGGTGCGATCCGCCGTCGTACCCGTCACCGGACCAGTTTCCCGTCTCGTCCCCTGTCTCTGACAGGAATTCCACCACCCGGTGGCCCGAGAGGCAGCGGACGCCGTTGCCCTCCAGGAAGCCGCGGACGCCGACGCTCAGCCGCCGGCCGAGGGGACGCTCCATCGGGCCGCTGCCGCCCTCGACGAGCGTGACCCGGCAGCCCAGGGACGTCGCAGTAGCCGCGGCCTCGCAGCCGATGAAGCCGGCGCCGACCACCACCACGCGCGTGTCCGGCCGCAGTTCCCGGTGCAGCCCCAGGGTGTCATCGATCGTGCGGATGACGTGGCGGCCATGGCGCGGGCCCGGCACCTCTACCCTTGCGGGGCGGAGGCCGGTGGCGATGACCAGGCCGTCGTAGGCCAGCTCCTCGCCGGTGGCCAGCGTCAGCGTGCGGGCGGACAGGTCGGCCCGGGTGACCGGCGCGCCGAGCCGCCAGTCGATGCCGGTGGCGGTCCTTCGCTGGCGCAGCGTGACCGCGGCCAGCGCCTCGGCGGCCGAGCCCGGCGCCGCCAGCAGTTCCTTGGA is a genomic window of Arthrobacter sp. Marseille-P9274 containing:
- a CDS encoding glutamine synthetase family protein, which encodes MTLTPVRPDSAGTDLLAGLNDREAFARHRERNLRPDVVRDLGRKIQEAGVEYVYYALPTIGSRMVAKMVPANHFKRNLEKGICFHRTALSDLQNDRYGNLIGGGIEAREFWALPEPDTFVVLPWDTSVARIFCTAYEPPHLPEVGGRLLPIDTRSLLIRSHEDFTARTGFEVRSGTEPEMTWEGPGLEVVKKPGTSPAYQVENLERMRPIYKQIVTYAKAMGLDMIEGDYEDDGQLELNWMYDRVENTADRLVTYRQICKQVAREFGVTASFMPKPYNGQMGNGCHHNLSLWDGDTNVTEDPGRVELHVSQTAQHAIGGLLAHAPGSMAVMASTVNSYKRFWDAGQFAPSTANWGLDSRGCLVRISSNGRMEYRVPDAAVNPYLSHTLLIAAMEDGLNRQLDPGQPDDGGADVPAIGGQLPLTLGDAIDAFVSDTYLTSALPADLVSIYTQLKQEEWARYCGAITEWDREMYWETIP
- a CDS encoding NAD(P)/FAD-dependent oxidoreductase, translated to MTRRIAVAGASMGGLRAAEQLRSAGWEEDIVVLGQEARPPYNRPPLSKELLAAPGSAAEALAAVTLRQRRTATGIDWRLGAPVTRADLSARTLTLATGEELAYDGLVIATGLRPARVEVPGPRHGRHVIRTIDDTLGLHRELRPDTRVVVVGAGFIGCEAAATATSLGCRVTLVEGGSGPMERPLGRRLSVGVRGFLEGNGVRCLSGHRVVEFLSETGDETGNWSGDGYDGGSHLRCAGVRLSDGTEVPADVVIEAVGSKPNTEWLAGNGLDLADGVLCDESMRVIGAGGALPSVVAVGDVARYPDQRAGTGARRVEHWATPADTAKIAAPALVAGLNGAEVPEPAAPLPSFWTDIFKIRIQGVGSPALAERIEVLEGDPDRPAAGAALGYYRSGRLIGAVTCALPADKQLHYRKLVTDAGVAARLAAA